A segment of the Panicum hallii strain FIL2 chromosome 1, PHallii_v3.1, whole genome shotgun sequence genome:
GGGCCGGCGGGAGCACGGCGCCACGGCCGGAGCGGGGCCAGCGGATGGCGCGGTGGCGCGAGCTGTGCTGGCGGGAACGCGGCATGGCGGACAGAGCAGGACCGGCGGACGGCGCGGGCAGGGCTGGCGGACGGCACGACAGCCGGAGCAGGGCAGACGGATGGCGCAGCTGGAGCGCGGCACAGCGGCCGGAGCGGGGCCGGCGGATGGCGTTACAGTGGAAGCGTCGGGCTCTCCGAGTGGCTGTGATGGGCATGTgcgcccgaggaagaagaatgCATAGTGGAAGACAAGTGGGTCCCATCGATTGTAGGTGGATCCCCCATCTAATAGAATTAACGGTGTCAAATTACCATCCGTCCCACCTCACCTCGTACTTTATACCAAACAAAATACTAAGATGAACCCGTCTCACTCAACCAAACACAAGATAGGTTCAACCCAACCAAAAAATAGGGATAAACCCAACCTAACCCACTTAGTTCCCGAACCAAGCACATGCCTAATCTGTTCATGGATTCAAAGGGGCCCTTATCTTTCCCGCGAGTGTCTGTTTTGCTTTACGCATATGCCATTTAACTTTTCTTTCCACATAATATATGCCAATTGCAGAAACATTCCAGCTTGTATCGGTTAGAACTTTTGAGCTGTCCCGGACTCAAGCTTCGGAGAAGACAATGAGGCGCCAAGAAGAGGACCCTAAAGAAGTTAATGCCATGATAAATGGGGTGTCCAAAACGTTCACCATGAATCGCATTACGTTCGCATTCCTGAGCATCATGCGGTCTCTCAATAAGAACTGACGCCGCCCACCTCTGCACATTGCCACCACCAGGCTCTGCAATTCATCAAGGATCAACGAAGCTGCGCACTGTCCAGAAGCCACCAGCAGAGCATGACGAGTCCGTCGAAGAGACTCCTCGCCACAGCCGTGGCTCTCGccaccctcctcgccgccgacgcGACCGTGGAGACGACGtgcaaggcggcggccggcgccgacacgcgcgTTGACTACGGCTTCTGCGTGTCAGAGCTGAGCAAGCACCGCGACAGCCCCGGCGCGGACGCCTGGGGCCTTGCCAAGGTGGCGGCCAACCTCGGCGTCAACAACGCCGGCGGCGCAGTCCGCGACGCGGATGCGGTCCTGTCCAGcccgccgggcgccggcgccgacgcgaagAAAAGGGCGGCTCTGGGGCAGTGCCGCAGGCTCTACTTCGACATGGAGCTCGAGTTCGCCGGGGCGTACGACGAGATCAACGCACGGGACTACGCGGCGGGCGAGGAGATGGCCGCGGAGGCCGTGGCGCTGGCGCGCCGGTGCGACGACGTCTTCGCCGAGGCCGGGGTCCCGTCGCCGctcgcgcggcgcggcgagtaCGCCGGGAAGATCGGGGCCGTGTGCATGGCCATCACCGACCTCATCAAGTGATGCGTTCAGAGTTCACGTGCTCGCTTCTTTCATCTTGTACCCAATTATTGAGGCGTCATTTCTTCGAATAAGAGTGCAAGCTAGTCACCTGTTTCTTCCATCAACCTGCGACATTGTGAGAATGTCGGAGGCTAGCTTGCGACAACAGTCGGCAGTCGTCAAACTGATCAACGAGGGTATCTCCAACCCTTTAGAGTCGATGGTTTCCGTAGTACTAATTATACCATTCTACCGTTATATAGGAATTTTAGTTTATATGGCACCGTAATAAATGAAAGAGAAAGAAACTAGATTATGCAAGATCCAGTATCAACACGTAAACCAATACACTAACACTACAAGTTGTGTATTGAGAGTGAGGTGATGTCTTCATAATAAATGGAGAAAAAATAT
Coding sequences within it:
- the LOC112874415 gene encoding pectinesterase inhibitor 8-like yields the protein MPIAETFQLVSVRTFELSRTQASEKTMRRQEEDPKEVNAMINGALQFIKDQRSCALSRSHQQSMTSPSKRLLATAVALATLLAADATVETTCKAAAGADTRVDYGFCVSELSKHRDSPGADAWGLAKVAANLGVNNAGGAVRDADAVLSSPPGAGADAKKRAALGQCRRLYFDMELEFAGAYDEINARDYAAGEEMAAEAVALARRCDDVFAEAGVPSPLARRGEYAGKIGAVCMAITDLIK